One Thermoanaerobacter kivui genomic window, TAGGTTTCCCAGGTCGTATAGCAACTCCATGAATAAAAATATTCGAATTTTTAAATGAGCTTATAACCTTGAGAGTTTCATCTTTGTTGCCGGCTGAACTGCCACCCGACATCAAAACTAAATCGCATTCACTTATTGCCGCTTGCAATTTCTCTCTTAATTTTTCATAATCATCTTTAACAATGCCGTATAGAACAGGCTCTGCTCCTTCTTCAAGACACAGAGAGTATAACAGATAGCTATTTATGTCCCTGACCTGTCCTTTATTAATTTTCTCCTTAGGGTCCACTATCTCATCGCCTGTGGAAATAATTCCAACCTTTACTTTTTTATAAACCTCCACCTCTAATATTCCAAGACTTGATAAAACCCCTATCTCGTAGGGTCTCAATTTTGTGCCTTTTTTTAAAATGAGTTCACCTTTTTTTACATCTTCTCCAATTTCAATTATGTTTTGAAAGGGCGCAGCTGGTTTATTGACTAAAATAGTTTCATCATCAAGTTTTTCTGTGTATTCAATCATAACAACAGTATCGGCACTTTCAGGAAGCATACCCCCTGTTGGAACATACATGCACTCTCCTGGCATTATATCCAGGGTTGGTTCCGTTCCTATCTTGACTTCTCCAACAAGCTTTAAAATTGCAGGTAAACTCTCACTCGCTCCAAAAACATCACTCGAAATCACAGCATATCCATCAACGGTTGATTTTCTAAAATCGGGAACATTTTCCGGTGCATATATGTCTTTTGCTAAAATTCTTCCTAACGAATTTAAAATACTTATTTTCTCTATGCCAGGTTTAAAACTAATATTTTTTTCTATTATCTCCTTTGCCTCTTTTACTGTAACAAGTTTTAAAAGTTCCATTTTAATCGTCCTTTCTTGCACATTCTGAAGCTTCACCCTTTAAAATCTCAATTCCATGCTTAAGAGCAGGTAAAACAACATTTAAGTTTTCAACAGCCCCCTTAGGGCTTCCTGGAAGATTTATGATTAAAGTGCTCTTTCTAATTCCTGCAACTGCACGAGATAGCATAGCATGTGGAGTTATTTCTAAAGACTTTGCCCTCATTGCTTCTGGAATTCCAGGAACCAATTTCTCAACCACAGCCATCGTTGCTTCTGGTGTTACGTCCCTCTTTGAAAATCCAGTTCCTCCATTTGTCAAAACAAGGTCAACTTTTAATTCATCACAAAATCTTATTAGTTCACGTTTTATATCTTCTATTTCATCTGGAACGATTCTTATTTCTTCAATAGAATATATCGCTGGATCTAAAACTTCTTTTATAGCAGATGATGTTGTGTCAATTCTCTCTCCTCTAAAACCCTTGTCACTAACAGTCAAAATAGCAACTTTAATCATTAATTTATCATCCCCTTTCTTGCTTTCCCCCACTAATTTATTTTTTTATCCTGCCCTCATTTATAATAAAAGTATAGTAATTAGTATTCCTTCTACTTGAAATAAAAAACTTTTTTCGCAAACTGCTTAAATAAGTATGGTATAGAGTAGAGACATATTGAGCAACCTTTGTATCCCGAAAAACTTTACTCCGGAAAAATCTCACGCACAAGTGGAGATTGTATGCGCAAAGTTTGGGTTTTACCTTGTGCAACAATGTGCCCATCCAAAAGAACCAGCGTGCGCTCAGTAAGATCGAGAAGGTCACGAAAATCATGACTAATAAGAAGCAGTGAAACCTTGTTTTTTGCCAGAATCTCCCGAAGAAGGGCCTTTAGTGGACTGCGTGAAGTAGCATCCACTGCTGCAAAAGGTTCATCAAGGAACAAAATTTCCGGTTCCATAGCAAACGCCCTTGCTAGCTGAAGACGTGCAAGTTCTCCCCCAGAAAGTGTATGTATCCGCTGAAAAGCAAGCTTTTCTAAATCAAAACACTTAAGCCAATCATATGCCCGCTTGGTTGCTTCTCGGGCAGAAAGTCCTCGCATGCGCAGGGGAATACTCACGTTTTGCAAAACACTCCCTGTGAGCGTTGTCGGTTGTTGAAAGACGATAGACATCTTTCGGCGAACGGTCACTGAAGACCGTCCGTCTCCCATAAAGCCAAGAACTGTAAGCCTCCCAGAAGACGGTGGAATTAGTAAGGATAAGACTTTAAGGAGCGTACTTTTTCCTGAACCATTGGGACCCGCAAGTCCCAAACGTTCCCCTTGATGCAAAACGAGGCTTATGTTTCGCAGGATAAAGCGTTCATTGCGCCGTACACTAATATCTTCGGCTATAATAACCGGCGTTTGATTCTCTATACCCCGAAAATCGGTAGCTTTGCGTTCAAACATATAATTCATACTCCTCTACCTCCTTTCTTTAATCTAATTATTTCTTGTTTTTCCCACTTCTACTTTAAGTTTTGTTGATACTGAAGGTGGGTAATAAAGGCAGTAATAGAAAACGATAAGGCAAGAAGTACAAAACTTATCGCTAACGCGCGGTCAAACTCACCCTTAGATACTTCAAGAACAATAGCGGTGGTAAGCGTGCGGGTTTCCCCAGCGATGTTCCCTCCTACCATCATTGCTGCTCCTACCTCCGAAATTGCACGTCCAAAACCGGCAATGATTGCTGTTAAAACTGAGCTACGAATTTCCCGAAGCAAAAGCCACATATATTGAAGAGGGTTCAACCCTAAAGAAAGAAAAAAATCGTGTAATTTAGCTTTTTTATCCGACGCGGCTGCAGCTACCAAAGCTACAATAATAGGCACGGTAAGAATTACTTCAGCAATGATGATGGCAGTAGGAGTATAAATCAGCTTTAGTCCTCCTAAAGGGCCGGTACGCCATAGCACAATAGCTACCCAAAGTCCCACAACTGTCGGTGGAAGTCCCATGCCGGTATTGGCTAAAGTCAGAAGAAAATCCCTGCCACGAAACGTGCTTACTCCAAGTGCAATCCCAAGTGGAAGGCCAATGGCTGAACTTATCCCTATAGCCCACGCAGCAATCCTAAGAGAAAGAAGAGTAATTTCTCTGATTTCTGGATCCCCATGAACAAGAAATTTGAATGCTCCTTTCAGGCCTTCCCAAATAAGCTCCACTTTTATTCAACTCCTACCTCAATATTTTGTAATTAGCTCAATCAAGCTTGAAAAATCCCATTTTTTGGCTAAATCTGAGCTTTTCTGCTTTTTTAAACGAAGCCTCTTTAAAACAACGTAACAACTCTCTATCTTAATTCTAATTCCCTTTTTGAGCATCTGGGAAAAAGAGCGGCATTCCGTACTTGTCTACCCCAAATTTGCCAATAAGCTCCTGCGTTCTGGGCGAAATCATAAACTCCACAAAAGCTTTGGCTCCATCGCTGTTTATGTGTTTCCCAGGATGTTTCTCGGGGTTAACCTGCATCACGTGATAAATATTAAGAAGACCCTTATCTCCTTCTCGAACAATGGTAAGATCTATTTTATCGCGGTATGCAAGGTATGTTCCCCGATCAGTTAGTGTATATGCCCGTTTTTCGTTAGCAATAAGGAGCGTTTGTCCCATTCCTGTGCCGCTTTCTATATACCACGACTTCCCCTTGGGATCAATCCCTGCTGCTTTCCATAAACTCAATTCCTTTTTGTGTGTACCCGAATCATCACCCCTCGAAACAAACGGTACACCTTTTTCAGCAATCTCCTGAAAGGCTGCTTCTACTGAAACCGCATTCTTAACTTGCGCTGGATCCTCTGAAGGACCAACCACAATGAAATCATTGTGCATTACCAACTGATAGTTTATAACATCCTTGTTGTCCACAAGTTCTTTCTCTGCTGCAGGAGCATGTGTAAGAAGAACATCTGCTTCCCCCCTTTTTCCCATCTCCAAAGCCTGTCCTGTCCCCACGGCAACCACTTTTACTTTGTATCCTGTTTCTTTCTCAAAGATCGGTAAAAGGTAATCCAAAAGCCCACTATCCTGCGTGCTTGTTGTTGTCACCAAAATTACATCTCGATTACCTGGGGAAATCTTCTCTGAAGTTTTAGAACCTGTACAACCGTTCAGAGAAAACAAACTAAACAACAAAATAGAATATAAAAGGATCATCAAAAACTTCTTTGATATTCTTGCCATGGTATTCATCCTCTTTCATCACTATTAGTTTTTGTTTAAACCTTACC contains:
- a CDS encoding substrate-binding domain-containing protein yields the protein MARISKKFLMILLYSILLFSLFSLNGCTGSKTSEKISPGNRDVILVTTTSTQDSGLLDYLLPIFEKETGYKVKVVAVGTGQALEMGKRGEADVLLTHAPAAEKELVDNKDVINYQLVMHNDFIVVGPSEDPAQVKNAVSVEAAFQEIAEKGVPFVSRGDDSGTHKKELSLWKAAGIDPKGKSWYIESGTGMGQTLLIANEKRAYTLTDRGTYLAYRDKIDLTIVREGDKGLLNIYHVMQVNPEKHPGKHINSDGAKAFVEFMISPRTQELIGKFGVDKYGMPLFFPDAQKGN
- a CDS encoding ABC transporter permease is translated as MELIWEGLKGAFKFLVHGDPEIREITLLSLRIAAWAIGISSAIGLPLGIALGVSTFRGRDFLLTLANTGMGLPPTVVGLWVAIVLWRTGPLGGLKLIYTPTAIIIAEVILTVPIIVALVAAAASDKKAKLHDFFLSLGLNPLQYMWLLLREIRSSVLTAIIAGFGRAISEVGAAMMVGGNIAGETRTLTTAIVLEVSKGEFDRALAISFVLLALSFSITAFITHLQYQQNLK
- a CDS encoding energy-coupling factor ABC transporter ATP-binding protein, whose translation is MNYMFERKATDFRGIENQTPVIIAEDISVRRNERFILRNISLVLHQGERLGLAGPNGSGKSTLLKVLSLLIPPSSGRLTVLGFMGDGRSSVTVRRKMSIVFQQPTTLTGSVLQNVSIPLRMRGLSAREATKRAYDWLKCFDLEKLAFQRIHTLSGGELARLQLARAFAMEPEILFLDEPFAAVDATSRSPLKALLREILAKNKVSLLLISHDFRDLLDLTERTLVLLDGHIVAQGKTQTLRIQSPLVREIFPE
- a CDS encoding molybdopterin molybdotransferase MoeA, producing the protein MELLKLVTVKEAKEIIEKNISFKPGIEKISILNSLGRILAKDIYAPENVPDFRKSTVDGYAVISSDVFGASESLPAILKLVGEVKIGTEPTLDIMPGECMYVPTGGMLPESADTVVMIEYTEKLDDETILVNKPAAPFQNIIEIGEDVKKGELILKKGTKLRPYEIGVLSSLGILEVEVYKKVKVGIISTGDEIVDPKEKINKGQVRDINSYLLYSLCLEEGAEPVLYGIVKDDYEKLREKLQAAISECDLVLMSGGSSAGNKDETLKVISSFKNSNIFIHGVAIRPGKPTIVGKAGDKFIFGLPGHPLACAVIFKTLVIHYLDRIRNFEREEYPVECRFAVNYHKAEGRAEFLPVSIKEAEGKLIAYPTYYESGLISRFAKSFGYVYIEKELEGISEGQIVKVYKF
- a CDS encoding MogA/MoaB family molybdenum cofactor biosynthesis protein, which encodes MIKVAILTVSDKGFRGERIDTTSSAIKEVLDPAIYSIEEIRIVPDEIEDIKRELIRFCDELKVDLVLTNGGTGFSKRDVTPEATMAVVEKLVPGIPEAMRAKSLEITPHAMLSRAVAGIRKSTLIINLPGSPKGAVENLNVVLPALKHGIEILKGEASECARKDD